The Shewanella halotolerans region CTCCTTTGACATGGCTGGGGGAGTTGGGAATGACTGTCGTTGGCTCCCAGCCGCGGATCTCCTGCACCGAGAGTATGTCGACGCCATACTCCTCATCGGCCATGATGAAAGTAAGATACTGATCGCTGGCATCGTCTTTGGCGGTGAGTGTGATGCCTGCTTCGTCTGCCTGTGTCATGGATGAATCTCCCTTCTCATTTGGTTTTCTAGGCGGCGTGCTCTTGGGTGTTGTTGATGCCCGCGAGGCTGACTAACCCGGCAATGTCTATGATCAAGGCGACGGTGCCGTCGCCGAGTATGGTGGCTCCCGAGATACCGGCCACCTTGCTGTAGTTATCTTCCAGACTCTTGATCACCACCTGCTGCTGGGACAGTAGCTCGTCGACCAGGAGCCCCACCTTGTCGTTGTTGGCATCGACCACCATCACCAGGCCATCTTTAATCTGTTTGGCATCTGCTTCGTGATGGAATGCCTCATAGACCTTGAGCACAGGCAGGTATTCATCCCGCAGACGGATCACCTCATGTTCTTCACTCAGGCGATTGATATGGGCGGCGGGCACCTCGAGCGACTCGTGAATCGCCACCAGGGGCACCACATAGGTGTGCGTACCAATGCGTACCAACTGACCATCGAGTATCGCCAGGGTGAGTGGCAGGCGTATGGTAAAGCGACTGCCCTTGTCCTGGGTGGATTTCAGCTCTATGGTGCCGTTGAGTTCGTGGATATTTCTTAGCACTACATCCATGCCGACGCCGCGGCCGGAGAGGTCCGAGACCGTCTCTGCGGTAGAGAAGCCGGGTTTGAAGATCAGCTGGTGAATGGCCTCTTCGCTCAGCTCCTCGTCGCTGCCGACCAGTCCCTTGGCGCGTGCCTTATCGAGAATTTTCTGGGTGTTGAGCCCGGCGCCGTCATCGATGATCTCTATGATGATGTTACCGCCCTGATGGAAGGCATTGAGGGTGAGGGTGCCTGTTTCGGGTTTGCCCTTCTGACGGCGCACCTCTGGGGTCTCCAGACCGTGGTCGAGGGAGTTTCTCACTAGGTGCACCATAGGATCGACTATCTTCTCCATCACAGTCTTATCCAGCTCGGTATCCTCCCCTTTGAGGACCAGCTCTACTTGTTTGCCCAGTTGCTGGCCTATGTCCCGTACCAGACGGGGGAAGCGGTTGAAGGCGAAGCTGATGGGCAGCATACGGATCTGCATGACACTCTCCTGCAGATCCCGGGTGTGGCTGGCCAGCTGCTCCAGCCCCTGTTTCATGGTGATGAAGGACTCGGGCGTCATCTCCTCCTGCTGACCGATTTGGCCCAGCATGGCCTGGGTGATCACCAGCTCACCTACCATGTTGATCAGCAGATCTATCTTCTCTATGCTGACGCGAATGGAGCCAGCGTCCTGGGTCTTGTTGCTGACCACGCTGGGCCTGGTCTGGCTTGCGGGTTTTTCGGGCTGGATACTAGCCGGGGGAGTTGTTTGAGCATTGGTTTGAGCATTGGCCTGGGCACTGGTCTGAATATCGTTTTCTGCCGTCGCCTCTATCTCTTTCTCTGTCGCTATCTTGTTGGCCTCGATCGCCTTGGGCTGAGCCTGATAGTCAATGTCGCATTCATCCTCGACCCATTCGAAGGCTTCCTTGAGACGCGAAAGGGGTTGGTCTGTGGTGAGGGTGAGCGACCAGGCGAGGTAGCAGGCCTCGGGGTCATACTGAGTGAAGTCGGGGACCTCTTGAGGCAGCAGCTCGACACTGAGTTCGCCACACTGACCCAGCTCGTTGAACATCAGCAGGGGGTCGTTACCGTACCTGAGGATGTCCGTGCCCGCCTTGAAGCTGATCTGCCAGGTCGTCAGTTCTGGTGTCTCGGGTTCGCGCGAAGCCGTATCTTCTTGTGACTCGGCCTGGGATAGCTCGGCGGCAAACTTCTGCTCCAGATCGGCGAGCATGGGATCGTCGAAGGTTTGCTGATGCATGACTGCGTCGAGCATGTTGCGCAGCAGGTCGACCGACAGCAGGAGTATGTCCTGATGATGGCTGGTCATCTCGCGGCGGCCATCGCGGATCTCATCCAGCAGCGTCTCTAGCAGGTGGGTGTAGTTGGCGACCTGGTTAAAACCGAAGGTGCCGCTGCCCCCCTTGATGGAGTGGGCGGCGCGAAAGATGGTGTTGATCGCCTCGGGATCCGGCGCGGCGATATCGAGCTTAAGCAGCTCGGACTCCATGCTTTCCAAGCCCTCTAGGCTTTCTTCAAAGAAGACTTGGCTGAATTGACTCAGATCGATTTCCATATCCCACCATCCAGACTCAGATTAACGTAACACCTTGTTGACCGTGGCAAGCAGCTGGTCTGGGTTAAAGGGTTTGACTATCCAGCCGGTGGCTCCGGCCGAGCGTCCCTCCTGCTTCTTGTCGCTGCCCGATTCTGTGGTGAGCATCAGCAGAGGGGTGAACTTGTAGTTGGGCAGGCTGCGTAGATTACGGATTAGTGTGATGCCGTCCATCACTGGCATGTTGACGTCTGAGATCACCAGGTCATAGTCCTGGCTCTTCGCCTGGGTCAACGCTTCGTCACCGTTGCAGGCTTCGGTCACGTCGAATCCCGCTGTCTTGAGGGTAAAGCCCACCATCTGACGCATGGAGGCTGAATCATCCACTGCGAGTATCTTCTTCATTCCTGAATTCTCTCCTGAGCAAGCACAAAGATCTGTGTCGCGTCGAGCCCCAACTCGGCCAAGGTATGTTCGACCTCCTCTGCGGGCGGTGTCCACTCGATGGCATGGTGGTGCGTCTGGCAATAGTGATGCAAAAAGTAGAGCAGCTGCGCACCTGAGGTATCGACCCGGGTCAACTGGCTGGCGTCGATACACAAGGCGTCAGACGCTGTGAGTTGTTCGGCAATATCGTGATGGACCTGCTGGATGTTACGAATCGTCAGCTCGGACGCTAAGCGAATCGGACTCTGGGTCATCGGGGGGCTCCTCTACAATCCCTGTCAATAAGACTCCACTAGGATCAAAAGATAGACGGTAAATAAGAGGCTTGCCTGAAAAATAACAGTTTTTTAACTAAATAGGCTCCCGAGTGAGGAGCCAGTGATGTGTGATGAAAGCAAATTTGACCAGTGATTCTTGCTATTCACCATAGTGAGTCGCCAGGGCGATCACATCATGAATGAGGTTCTTGTTGCGGATCTGCGGCAGCTGTCGCGGATCCAGGCTGGTGGGCTTAACCGTGGCCACCCGGGTGCCGTCGGGGGAGATGAGCACCATGGAGGCGCTGTGATCCACCTGATAGTTTTCGCCTTCGCCTACCATGGTATAGACGAAGCCCAGCTCCCGGGTCAGCGGCAGTAACTGGCTATGGGGGGCCGTGACCGCAACGAAGTTAGGATTGAAGAAGTTGATGTAATCCTTGAGTTTGGCCTGAGTATCCCGGGCCGGATCGACCGACAGAAACACCACCTGTAGATCTACTACGCCTTCCAGCTGTTGATAGGCCGCCGCCAGCTTGCCCAGTGTGGTGGGGCAGACATCCGGGCAGGAGGTGTAACCGACGAAGAACAGGCTCCACTTGTCTTTTAGCCTGGCGTTGGTGAAGGCCTTGCCGTTCTGATCTGTCAGCTCGAAGGGGGACAGAGGTCGCTGCTGGGGATAACGATAGCTGGTGAGCAGCTCAGGCGGCGTCGCTTGACCCGTGAAGTTAACCGCCGCGATCGCCCCCAGGCCGCTGAAGATGAGTAAAGTTAGGACTATCCATAGCGGTTTCATTGCGTTAGCTCCAGAGGTAGTGGTCGACCAGGAGCAGCAAGAAGAGCAGCATCAGATGGTAGATGGAGAAGCGAAACACCTGCATCGCCAGGCCCGGCTTGTCTCGATACTTGAGCTGCCAGGCCTTATAGATGAAGCCACAACTCAACAGGGTCGACCCCATCAGATAGAGGGGGCCGCACATGCCAACCAACACTGGGTAGAGGCAGGCCAGCGCCAGTAATACCGTATAGAGCATGATGCAGGTCTTGGTAAACTCGACGCCGTGGGTGACGGGCAGCATGGGCACATCGACCTTGGCATATTCGGCGCGCCTGTGGATCGCCAGCGCCCAGAAGTGGGGCGGGGTCCAGGCGAAGATGATGATCACCAGCAGCAAGGCATGGCCGTGAAACTCGCCGGTGATCGCCGTCCAACCCAGCAGGGGGGGCATGGCGCCGGCCAGACCGCCGACGACGATATTCTGCGGTGTCGCGCGCTTGAGATAGGCGGTATAGATCACCGCGTAGCCGATGAGGCTGGCGAAGGTGAGCCAGGCGGTTAGCGGGTTGACGGCCCAGTAGAGCAGCGCAAAGCCGAGAATCGCCATGGCGGTGGCAAAGGTGAGCGCCTTGGTGATAGAGACCCGGCCTTTGGGGAGCGGACGGTTATAGGTGCGGGCCATCAGGCCGTCGATGCGGCGGTCGATCAGATGGTTATAGGCGGCAGCGGCCCCCGCCATCATGCCTATGCCCACCAGGCCGGCGATCAGTGGCTGAACCGGTACCGCGCCTGGCACCGCCAGACACATGCCGACCAACACGGTCAGCAGCATCAGGGCAACCACCCTAGGCTTAGTCATCTCGAGGTAGGCGCGCCAGGGTAGCGGGGTGGCGACAGGCTTAGTGATTGTCATAGGTTTGGCCATGGCGATGCCTCCTTATGCCTTACGCCACAGGGCGTAGTTGATGAAGACCAAGGTGAGTAACAGGAGTGCGGCGCCCGCGTTATGGGACACGGCGATCCCTAGGGGAAGGTGCAGTACTACGTTGCTGATCCCTAGGGCTATCTGTAGGCACAATAACCCCAGGAGGACCCAGGCGCTGCGTCTCAGCAGCTGAGAGTGTGAGAATTTGATCATGCGATACACCAGCCAGAGCAGGGCGGTCGCCGTGATGATGGCGCCGAACCTGTGCGCCACATGAATTGTCATGCGGGAGGAGTAATCCAGTATGCCGAACTCGTAGCTACCTTCCGTCTTGTGCAGGGGATAGAAGGCGTGCAGCGGGTCTAGGTTGCTTACCCAGTCTCCTTCGCAGATGGGCAGTGTGGTGCAGGCCAGCGCCGCATAGTTAGAGGAGGTCCAGCCGCCCAGGATGATCTGCAGTACGAGTAGGCAAAGGCAGAAGAGGGCGTAGGGTGCCAGTTTTCGCAGCCTTGGCTCGCCGCCGGGTAGGCGTAGCGGCTTGGTTCTGAGATAGAGGAGCCACAATAAGGAGATCAGGGTAAAGCCGCCTATCAGGTGAGACATCACCACCACGGGCATGAGTTTCATGGTGACAGTCCACATCCCCAGCGCCGCCTGGAACAGGATCAGCAGGGCGATAAAGCTCGGCAGCTTCTTGGGGGCGTCGGGCTGCCTGAAGCTGATAAAGAGGATTAAGGCGACCAGCAGGCCCAGGGTGCCGGCAATATATCTATGGATCATCTCCAGCCAAGCCTTCTCAGGTTCTACCGTGTGTTCGGGAAAGCTGTCCTGTGCCTTGGCCAGCTCATGGCTCTGGGTAGGCACCTTGATCATGCCATAGCAGCCGGGCCAGTCGGGGCAGCCAAGGCCGGCGTCAGACAGTCGGGTGTAGGCGCCCATCAGGATAACGCACAGGGTAAAAACCAGGGTGAGTTTGAGTAGGGATGTCATCTGCATTAGCCGACCCTCGACAGTTTAAGCATCTTTCTTAAGTCGGCGATCATCGCCTTACCCAGCATCAGCTGGGCCTGCTCATCTTCAACCTGGGCATAGCGCATCACCAGGGAGCCCAGGGGATCCACTATGATGATCTCTTCCCGAGTTAGCATCTGGCTGAGCGCCTCGGTAGCCTGGGCTGTGGTGAAGCTGAACTCACTCTCCTGCAGCGCGGCGAGATCGCTTTCTGCCTGCAGCAGTATGATGGGGTTGACCCTGTGTTGGTCCCGTCCCAGGGCGATCTGGCTCTGATGCAGTATGTAGAGTCGGTTCATGCAGGCCTGATCACATTGGGTCGGCAACAGGTAGATCATCTGCCAGTGCTTGGGCATGGGGTTGGCCATCGCCAAGCGGGCGTAGTTGGTATCGGGCGGCAGGAGTTCGCCCTTGTTGGTGACGCCACCATGGTAGAGATTCAGACTCAGCACCAGCTTTGCCACCGCAACGGGCAAGACAAATACCAGTAGCAAGATCAGTAGGGGTTTTGCGCCTCGGCTCTTTGGGGATCTCATCTTAATCCTCTGTTGATTATTTTATGGGTTAGCGCGTGCCAGACACCGAAAAATATCAACTCCCCGAGACGGCTAGGAAGTGACCATTTACCTGGGTGAGCCCCCGTTAATTTGGGGTGCCTATTGTTTAACCTACAGGGTCAGCTGGTTTTGCGCAACAAGTTACGGCACTCATTTGTTTTTTCTGGATTTTTCATTTTTCCTCTTAAATATCAGAAGGTAAGTCATAAGCATCAGAAATACGGTCGCCATGGAAAACCACTGTAGTGCATAGCCCTGATGCTTCTGGGCACTCATGGGGATCGGCTGCCAGGGATGGGGTAGCGCGCTGCCCGGAATCGTCTCGGGTTGGAGTATGGCGGGGGCGAGCGGCAGCCCAAGTGTTTGCGATAACTCAGGCAGGTTAAGGTTCTGGATCCGCATGGGGGAGCCCGTTTCGGCCATCAGATGCTGACTCAAGGGGTTGCTGGCTCGCTGATAGACGCGACCGCTCAGTGTTTCCTCTCGGCTTAGTTTGGTTAATTGGGGCAGTTTCTGTCTGTCCAGGCCGCTGTCGATAAAGCCAAGCTCGACCAGCAGCAAGGGAGTATCGGCCTCGATCTCGGTCTCGACACGCATCACCTGATAGGCAAGATAACCGACGCGGCCCTCATATACCTGGTTGTCTAGCAGTATGATGGGGGCATCCACAGGTGTCGCCTTGACCTCCAGACGGTAGCCGGTGAGGGACCCGCGCTCGGCTAAGACGAGCAGACTCTGATAATCCAGCGGCGCGGCGGCCTGCTTGAGGGTGAGCGCCTGTTGCAGCGCCTGCTTCTCGGCGGCCCTGTCTAACTGCCACAGTCCCAGCTTGACCAGAATGGTGAATACCAGCAAAGTAACTAAAACGAGAAAAATCGTGCCACCGCGAACCGTGGGAGCCTTCATGAGCGAAATACTGCTATTTAAGATCGTCTTAGTACTGCTATTGGTCTTCATTATCTTTAATCTTGGCCGGGCCTTATTTGTTTTGGTGAAGGGAGAAGGCAAGGCGCCCATGAGTCAGTATCTGGGGCGACGTGTGCTCTTCTCTGTGCTGGTGGTGATCCTGTTGTTGGTTGCTCTGGGACTGGGGGTCATCACTCCCAATCCCAGACCCTATTAGTCTCTCGATTCGTCGCTAAAGCACATAGACGAATACGAACAGGCAGAGCCAGACCACATCCACAAAGTGCCAATACCAACTGCCCGCCTGGAAGGCGAAATGCTTATCCGGCGTGAAATGCCCCCTCAGTACCCGCAAGAAGAGCACGAACAGAAAGATAGTCCCCAGGGTCACGTGCATGCCGTGAAATCCGGTGAGCAGGAAGAAGGTATTACCATAAACGCCAGAGGAGAGAGTCAGCCCCATCTCCTGATAGGCGTGGGCATACTCTTTTGCCTGGAGGAAGAGGAAGGCAAGACCTAAGAGTATGGTGATGCCTAGCCAGAGGGTGAGCGCGGTGCGTTTGCTCTTCTCCAGGCTCACATGGGCGAAATGCAGAGTTACCGACGAGGTCAGCAGTATGATGGTGTTGTAAAGGGGCAGACCCGTCCAGCCCATGGCCTCCGTCTTGGTGCCGTCCGGTGTGGTGACCAGAGGCCAGACCGCCTGGAAATTGGGCCAGAGCACTTCGTGGGTCATGGCATTGTTCGAGGCGCCACCGAGCCAGGGCACGGCAATGGTTCGGGCATAGAGCAGGGCACCGAAGAAGGCGGCAAAGAACATCACCTCGGAAAAGATAAACCAGCTCATTCCTTGGCGGAAGGAGCGATCCATCTGTTTAGAGTAGAGGCCAGACATGGACTCGCCGATCACTGTCCTGAACCAGCCGAAGACCATGTAGAGGATGACGGCGATCCCGGCTGTAAGGATATAACCGCCGCTAGTCTGCTCCGTCTGTAACTGCTGTACATAACTGCCGGCGCCATAGGCGATGAGGAAGAGGCCGAAGGCACCTATGATGGGCCAGGCACTCTGGGCGGGGACATAGTAGTGTTCATGTTTGCTTGTCATTTCGAAGCTCCTTGCTCAACATCATCTACGTACCCCTTGTCGGTGATGTTGTATAGCGTATAAGAGAGAGTCAGTGTCGAGATCTGCTCGGGCAGCTCGGTATCGACATAGAAGATCAAAGGTAATTGCGCATCGGCATTGGCATCGAGTTTTTGCTGGTTAAAGCAGAAGCACTCTGTCTTGTGGAAATAGGCCGCGCCCTGTCCCGGAGAGACAGAGGGAATAGCCTGTCCGACAATCTGCTGCGCCGAGAGATTTTTGGCGTGAAACTGAGTACGAATCACCTCACCCGGATGCACCTGAATGCGTTTCATCTCAGGGGCGAAGACCCAAGGCATATCTTTCTGGGTCTGTGCCATAAATTCGACCGATACGGTGCGGCTGGTGTCTATGGTCACCGCCTTATATTCGGCGGCGGTCGATTGCGTCTTACCATTGATGCCTAATTTTTCACATAGCACATCGTATAGAGGCACCAAGGCGAATCCGAAGCCGAACATGCCCACGCAACCTAATAGCAGCAGGCCGATCAGCTTACGGTTGGAGTACGCCTTAGTGTCCGTCATGCTATTTCACCTCAGGTGGTGTCGAGAATGAGTGGTAGGGGGCCGGACTCGGCAATGTCCACTCCAGTCCCTCGGCGCCATCCCAAGGCTTGCTGGGTGCTGGCTCGCCGCCGCGGATGCACTTGATCACCACCACCAGGAAGATCAGCTGAGACAGGCCGAAGGCGAAGCCGCCGATAGAGACAATCTGGTTGACGTCGGCAAACTGAATCGAGTAGTCCGGAATACGTCGCGGCATGCCCGCCAGCCCTAGGAAGTGCATGGGGAAGAAGAGCACGTTCACAGAGATCACCGAGCACCAGAAATGCAGCTTGCCGAGCTTCTCGCTGTACATATGCCCGGTCCACTTAGGCAGCCAATAGTAGGCCGCCGCTATGATGGAGAAGATAGCCCCCGAGACCAGCACATAGTGGAAGTGGGCCACGACGAAGTAGGTGTCGTGATACTGGAAGTCCACCGGCGTGATGGCCAGCATCAGACCGGAGAAGCCGCCTATGGTGAAGAGTATGATAAAGGCCAGTGCAAACAGCATGGGCGTCTCGAAGGTGAGCGAGCCGCGCCAGAGAGTGGCGACCCAGTTAAATACCTTCACCCCGGTCGGCACGGCGATCAACATGGTGCAGTACATGAAGAAGAGCTCGGCGAACACAGGCATACCTGTGGTAAACATGTGGTGCGCCCAGACCAGGAAGGAGAGGATCGCGATACTGGCGGTGGCATACACCATGGAGGAGTAGCCGAACAGCTTCTTGCGGCTGAAGGCCGGTACTATGGCGGAGATGATGCCGAAGGACGGCAAGATCATGATGTAGACCTCGGGATGGCCGAAGAACCAGAAGATATGCTGGAACATCACAGGGTCACCACCACCGGCGGCGTCGAAGAAGCTGGTGCCGAAGAACTTGTCGGTCAGTACCATGGTCACTGTACCGGCGAGTACCGGCATCACGGCGATCAACAAGAAGGCGGTGATCAGCCAGGTCCAGACGAACAGTGGCAGCTTCATCCAGCTCATGCCCGGAGCGCGCATGTTGACTATGGTCACGATCACGTTGATGGCACCCATGATGGAGCTGATACCCATGATGTGCACCGAGAAGACAAACAGCGCCGTGCTATCCGGGCTATAGGCCGTCGACAGCGGGGCGTAGAAGGTCCAACCAAAGTTAGGCCCGCCGCCCTCCATAAACAGCGAGCTGAGCAGGATCGCAAAGGCGAAGGGCAAGATCCAGAAACTCCAGTTGTTCATCCGCGGCAGGGCCATATCCGGCGCGCCTATCATCATAGGGATTAGCCAGTTGGCGAGGCCGGTAAAGGCTGGCATCACGGCGCCAAACACCATGATGAGGCCGTGAACTGTGGTCATCTGGTTGAAGAAGTTGGGCTCCACCAGTTGCAGACCCGGCTGGAACAGCTCGGCGCGGATCACCATGGCCATGGCGCCGCCGGTTAAGAACATGATGAAACTGAACCAGAGATACAGGGTGCCTATGTCTTTATGGTTGGTGGTAAACAGCCAACGCTTTATGCCCGTCGGGTGCTCCTCGTGGTGGGTCGAATGTTCGCCAATATGAGTGGCATCCATATCTGCTTCACGCGTTATTGCATTCATAATGCCTCCCTATTGACCCTGTTGATTGACGTCTGTTGCCTGAACCATGTCGCCTGTGTTGTTACCCCAGGCGTTGCGCTCATAGGTGATCACCGAGGCGAGTTCCTGTGGCGTTAACTGGCTGGCGAAGGCCTGCATGGCGGTGCCAGGCTTACCGTGAAGCACTATGTCTAGGTGATTCTCAACTGGCCCTGTGGCGATGGCGCTGCCTTTGAGTGCCGGGAAGGCGCCGGGTAATCCCATGCCTGTGGCCTGATGACAGGCGGCGCAGTGGCCGAGATAAACCTGCTCTCCCTTGGCCATCAGCTCATCCATGGTCAGATCGTCTAACACAGGTGCTTGAGATTCCTCGGCGACGGAGTTTGCTGCCGCACTGGATTCGGCCGTCGGGGTAGGTATAGATTGAACCGCTTCGGCAGCTGCATCTGCTCCTGTGTTAGCGCCGCTCGATGCGCCTGAGTTTGCCTGGTTGACATCGGCTGCCTGCACCGTATCGCCCGTGTCGTTACCCCAGGCATTACGCTCGAAGGTGACCACTGCGGCTATTTCTGTAGCGGTGAGCTGCTGGGCGAAGGCCTGCATCGCTGTGCCGGAGCGGCCATGTAGCACCACATCCAGGTGATCGGCGACAGGGCCCTTGATGATTGGGCTGCCTATGAGTGACGGGAAGACGCCAGGTAAACCGGCACCATTTGGCTGGTGGCAGGCGGCGCAGCGCGCCATATAGACCTGTTCGCCCTGAGTCATCAGCTCTTCTTTCGACAGGGTCTTCGACAAGGCTGCCTGCGCCTCGGCGGCGGCAGCGCTGGCCTGTGCCTCCTGCTCGACAATCCAGTTGTCGAAATCGGCTTCGGAAAGTACTTGCACCACGATTGGCATGAAGCCGTGATCCTTGCCGCAAAGTTCGGCGCACTGGCCACGGTAGATGCCTGGCTTGTCGATGCGGGTCCAGGCCTCGTTGATGAAGCCTGGGTTAGCGTCTTTCTTCACCGCGAAGGCCGGTACCCACCAGGAGTGGATCACATCCTCCGAGGTCATCAGGAAGCGGATCTTACGATTGACCGGCAGCACCAGTGGCTTGTCGACCTCCAGCAGATAGTGTTCGCCTTTGGTCTCCTTACCTTCTATCTGTTCTCTGGGGGTCGCCAGTAGGCTGTAGTAGCTGATGTCTTGGTCAAAATAGCTGTAGTGCCATTTCCATTGGGAACCTGTGATCTTGATGGTGAGATCGGCATTGCTGGGATCTTCCATGGCGATGAGGGTCTTGGTGGCCGGGATGGCCATGAGGATCAAGATGACAAAGGGAACGAGCGTCCAAGCGATCTCTACCTTAGTGCTCTCATGAAAGTTTGCCGCGACGGCACCCTTGGAGCGCCTATGGTTGATGATGGCGTAGATCATCACCCCAAAGACGACTAGGCCTATGGCACAGCAGATATAGAGAATCGTCATATGAAGGCTAAACACCTTATTGCTGATCTCTGTGACCCCTGATGTCATGTTCAGGGGCATATCTGCTGCGAGTATGGTGGGCGTAAATAGCAACGCCAGCAAACAACACAACACTTGCTTCACTAGACTTCTCCTCTGTCAATTGCGAAGGCAACTACAAAGAAGAGCCACACAGTATGTCTCGGCTCTATGCAAACTCTTCAGTTCCCAAAAAAGCAACGATGACTTCAAAGTGCGTCGGTGGTGAATCTCTTGTTCTGCTGGTGGTGACCACGCTTGCACTTACGGCTGAATATATCAGACCAATTTCAGCTTCCGTAGGCGAGGTAGTACAGGTTCATTTTCGCCGCTCAAGCCGACAACCAAATTGTGCGATATAACAAATAATCGTTGATATCTCTTACTAACTTAATGGCTGTTTAAATATTGATCAAGATCACTTTTATTTTATTTTTCTAAACAAAACAGACACAAAAACGCCCCTGGCGGGGCGTCTGTATGGAAAGGTAAAGCGCGGAATATCAATGCAGCGAACTGAACAGACTCAAGGTCTGGCCGCCGAGATCCTCTTGGGGAAAAGGGTTGGCAGGTAAGTGACCATTCGCATCTTCGATTACCACCCCCAGGGCGCGGGTATTCTTGGCAACTATCTGTAGGCGACGACTGTCACGGGCATCCAGGGTTTGTGCCCAGCAGATCACCGCACTGGATGTACCACTTGTGAGGGCTTTTTCCATCGCCCACAGGGTTTCGACCTCATCCTTGGTGTGTACCAAGAGGATGCGATCCATACGCACACCGCCGTCGGCCAGCATCTGCTTGTAGCCTATATTAGGTGGGCTGATTAACACCACCCATTGTCCCTGCTGACTGAGTCGAGCCAGTTCCGGGGTGAGGGCCTGCAG contains the following coding sequences:
- a CDS encoding SCO family protein, which codes for MKPLWIVLTLLIFSGLGAIAAVNFTGQATPPELLTSYRYPQQRPLSPFELTDQNGKAFTNARLKDKWSLFFVGYTSCPDVCPTTLGKLAAAYQQLEGVVDLQVVFLSVDPARDTQAKLKDYINFFNPNFVAVTAPHSQLLPLTRELGFVYTMVGEGENYQVDHSASMVLISPDGTRVATVKPTSLDPRQLPQIRNKNLIHDVIALATHYGE
- a CDS encoding STAS domain-containing protein; translation: MTQSPIRLASELTIRNIQQVHHDIAEQLTASDALCIDASQLTRVDTSGAQLLYFLHHYCQTHHHAIEWTPPAEEVEHTLAELGLDATQIFVLAQERIQE
- a CDS encoding cytochrome c oxidase assembly protein, whose protein sequence is MTDTKAYSNRKLIGLLLLGCVGMFGFGFALVPLYDVLCEKLGINGKTQSTAAEYKAVTIDTSRTVSVEFMAQTQKDMPWVFAPEMKRIQVHPGEVIRTQFHAKNLSAQQIVGQAIPSVSPGQGAAYFHKTECFCFNQQKLDANADAQLPLIFYVDTELPEQISTLTLSYTLYNITDKGYVDDVEQGASK
- a CDS encoding DUF2909 domain-containing protein produces the protein MSEILLFKIVLVLLLVFIIFNLGRALFVLVKGEGKAPMSQYLGRRVLFSVLVVILLLVALGLGVITPNPRPY
- a CDS encoding response regulator; amino-acid sequence: MKKILAVDDSASMRQMVGFTLKTAGFDVTEACNGDEALTQAKSQDYDLVISDVNMPVMDGITLIRNLRSLPNYKFTPLLMLTTESGSDKKQEGRSAGATGWIVKPFNPDQLLATVNKVLR
- a CDS encoding SURF1 family protein yields the protein MKAPTVRGGTIFLVLVTLLVFTILVKLGLWQLDRAAEKQALQQALTLKQAAAPLDYQSLLVLAERGSLTGYRLEVKATPVDAPIILLDNQVYEGRVGYLAYQVMRVETEIEADTPLLLVELGFIDSGLDRQKLPQLTKLSREETLSGRVYQRASNPLSQHLMAETGSPMRIQNLNLPELSQTLGLPLAPAILQPETIPGSALPHPWQPIPMSAQKHQGYALQWFSMATVFLMLMTYLLIFKRKNEKSRKNK
- a CDS encoding chemotaxis protein CheA yields the protein MEIDLSQFSQVFFEESLEGLESMESELLKLDIAAPDPEAINTIFRAAHSIKGGSGTFGFNQVANYTHLLETLLDEIRDGRREMTSHHQDILLLSVDLLRNMLDAVMHQQTFDDPMLADLEQKFAAELSQAESQEDTASREPETPELTTWQISFKAGTDILRYGNDPLLMFNELGQCGELSVELLPQEVPDFTQYDPEACYLAWSLTLTTDQPLSRLKEAFEWVEDECDIDYQAQPKAIEANKIATEKEIEATAENDIQTSAQANAQTNAQTTPPASIQPEKPASQTRPSVVSNKTQDAGSIRVSIEKIDLLINMVGELVITQAMLGQIGQQEEMTPESFITMKQGLEQLASHTRDLQESVMQIRMLPISFAFNRFPRLVRDIGQQLGKQVELVLKGEDTELDKTVMEKIVDPMVHLVRNSLDHGLETPEVRRQKGKPETGTLTLNAFHQGGNIIIEIIDDGAGLNTQKILDKARAKGLVGSDEELSEEAIHQLIFKPGFSTAETVSDLSGRGVGMDVVLRNIHELNGTIELKSTQDKGSRFTIRLPLTLAILDGQLVRIGTHTYVVPLVAIHESLEVPAAHINRLSEEHEVIRLRDEYLPVLKVYEAFHHEADAKQIKDGLVMVVDANNDKVGLLVDELLSQQQVVIKSLEDNYSKVAGISGATILGDGTVALIIDIAGLVSLAGINNTQEHAA
- the cyoE gene encoding heme o synthase, with protein sequence MAKPMTITKPVATPLPWRAYLEMTKPRVVALMLLTVLVGMCLAVPGAVPVQPLIAGLVGIGMMAGAAAAYNHLIDRRIDGLMARTYNRPLPKGRVSITKALTFATAMAILGFALLYWAVNPLTAWLTFASLIGYAVIYTAYLKRATPQNIVVGGLAGAMPPLLGWTAITGEFHGHALLLVIIIFAWTPPHFWALAIHRRAEYAKVDVPMLPVTHGVEFTKTCIMLYTVLLALACLYPVLVGMCGPLYLMGSTLLSCGFIYKAWQLKYRDKPGLAMQVFRFSIYHLMLLFLLLLVDHYLWS
- a CDS encoding cytochrome c oxidase subunit 3, which gives rise to MTSKHEHYYVPAQSAWPIIGAFGLFLIAYGAGSYVQQLQTEQTSGGYILTAGIAVILYMVFGWFRTVIGESMSGLYSKQMDRSFRQGMSWFIFSEVMFFAAFFGALLYARTIAVPWLGGASNNAMTHEVLWPNFQAVWPLVTTPDGTKTEAMGWTGLPLYNTIILLTSSVTLHFAHVSLEKSKRTALTLWLGITILLGLAFLFLQAKEYAHAYQEMGLTLSSGVYGNTFFLLTGFHGMHVTLGTIFLFVLFLRVLRGHFTPDKHFAFQAGSWYWHFVDVVWLCLFVFVYVL
- a CDS encoding COX15/CtaA family protein — its product is MQMTSLLKLTLVFTLCVILMGAYTRLSDAGLGCPDWPGCYGMIKVPTQSHELAKAQDSFPEHTVEPEKAWLEMIHRYIAGTLGLLVALILFISFRQPDAPKKLPSFIALLILFQAALGMWTVTMKLMPVVVMSHLIGGFTLISLLWLLYLRTKPLRLPGGEPRLRKLAPYALFCLCLLVLQIILGGWTSSNYAALACTTLPICEGDWVSNLDPLHAFYPLHKTEGSYEFGILDYSSRMTIHVAHRFGAIITATALLWLVYRMIKFSHSQLLRRSAWVLLGLLCLQIALGISNVVLHLPLGIAVSHNAGAALLLLTLVFINYALWRKA